The Fusobacterium necrophorum subsp. necrophorum genome has a window encoding:
- a CDS encoding ATP-binding protein: protein MIIKRDYYLKKIIDKRENGRIKIITGIRRCGKSYLLFHLYQEYLLSKGIKEEQIISIALDEIDNLEYRNPFRLNEYIKEKTKNRNQKYYIFIDEIQLSVAVSNPYIDSKEKNVTFVDVLLGFMKHSNLDIYVTGSNSKMLSSDVLTQFRDRGDEIHVNPLSFAEVYDLYENKELAFEHYTVYGGMPYIYSLKSDEEKNQYLKDLFQETYIKDILERNNIQNEKEVLELLLDFTSSAIGSLTNPTKLSRRFLSEKQIKISSNTISKYLSFFEEAYVIYHANRYDVKGSRYFSTPLKYYFADIGLRNARLNFRQVEDTHIMENIIYNDLLRRGYNIDVGVVEHDFKKDGNRKKVQLEVDFVINKGHQRYYIQSALNVDSTEKREQETASLKKINDAFKKIVIVRKHIIPKHDNDGILYIGVEDFLLNEAIIDS, encoded by the coding sequence ATGATAATTAAACGAGATTATTATCTAAAGAAAATTATAGATAAAAGAGAGAATGGCAGGATAAAGATTATTACAGGGATAAGAAGATGCGGGAAATCATATCTGTTATTTCATTTGTACCAAGAGTACCTATTATCCAAAGGCATCAAAGAAGAACAAATCATATCGATTGCACTTGATGAAATAGATAATCTTGAATATAGAAATCCATTCAGATTGAACGAATACATCAAGGAAAAAACTAAAAACAGAAATCAAAAATACTACATTTTTATTGATGAAATTCAATTATCTGTGGCCGTAAGTAATCCCTATATTGACAGTAAAGAAAAGAATGTAACCTTTGTTGATGTCTTGCTCGGGTTTATGAAACACAGCAATTTGGACATTTATGTAACAGGCAGTAATTCTAAAATGCTTTCATCCGATGTGCTTACACAGTTTCGAGATCGTGGGGATGAGATACATGTAAATCCTCTGTCATTTGCAGAAGTTTATGATTTGTACGAAAACAAAGAGTTGGCTTTTGAGCATTATACGGTGTATGGAGGTATGCCGTATATCTATAGTTTAAAAAGTGATGAGGAAAAGAATCAATACTTGAAAGACTTATTTCAAGAAACATATATAAAGGATATTCTTGAAAGGAATAACATACAAAATGAGAAGGAGGTACTTGAATTACTGCTTGACTTCACATCTTCCGCCATTGGATCGCTCACCAATCCGACTAAACTTTCAAGAAGATTTTTGTCGGAGAAGCAAATAAAAATATCTTCCAACACAATCTCCAAATATCTTAGTTTTTTTGAGGAGGCATATGTTATATATCATGCCAATAGATATGATGTTAAGGGTTCAAGATATTTCTCAACGCCATTAAAATACTATTTTGCAGATATAGGTCTTAGAAATGCAAGATTGAATTTTAGGCAAGTAGAAGACACACATATTATGGAAAACATCATCTATAACGACTTGCTTCGTAGAGGATACAATATAGATGTTGGTGTGGTTGAACATGATTTTAAGAAAGACGGGAACAGAAAAAAAGTTCAGCTTGAGGTTGATTTTGTTATAAACAAAGGGCATCAAAGGTACTATATTCAATCGGCTTTGAATGTAGACAGTACAGAGAAAAGAGAGCAAGAAACGGCATCACTTAAGAAAATAAACGATGCATTTAAGAAGATTGTGATTGTAAGGAAGCACATTATTCCTAAACATGATAATGACGGTATTTTATACATTGGAGTAGAGGATTTTTTGCTTAATGAAGCAATCATAGATTCATAA
- a CDS encoding site-specific DNA-methyltransferase, protein MDLTQDNIEKLKQIFPEIFTEGKIDLEVLKQLLGDSIETEKERYSFTWNGKAKARQMAQTVSNATLRPEQNVLNTTHTSNLYIEGDNLEVLKLLQKSYHGKIKMIYIDPPYNTGKDFVYKDNFKDSVENYKRITGQINEEGMKLTTNIDSDGRYHSNWLNMMYPRLKLARNLLTEDGVIFISIDEKEIYNLRKICNEIFGEENYLETFHIQVRYTNKSLNEKDNFQPVMEYVCIYSKNKNQFTPNKPYKEYDLKKFKWEIKELTKGEEIVLGNKKVKIFKENEYRIVEKENDFINGLKDTWASGSVLIGNTSGKFFDTYISKRKDIDGLNVLYKVENIGEDGLGYRYFTGPKKETSIRGQFFSGIPMERKEELVRGISKKYSPIVNYYDYSADFGNIRHEGGIAFNSGKKPIKMLKKMLKIVDDNQFICLDFFSGSSSTAHAVMQLNAEDGGNRKFIMVQLPEPCDKNSEAYKAGHKNICEIGKERIRRAGAKIKADESLPFENREKLDIGFKVFKLDSSNIKEWDAETENLERSLFDSVDNIKSDRSELDVLYEILLKYGLDLNIEIEENEDFYSIGGGTLLVNLQKEITIDTINSICEEYRRLLEIDKDFKTTVILRDTSFKNDIEKTNAIKKLEQVGINEIRSI, encoded by the coding sequence ATGGATTTAACACAAGATAACATTGAGAAATTAAAACAAATTTTTCCCGAAATATTTACAGAGGGAAAAATAGATTTGGAAGTGTTAAAACAATTGCTAGGAGATAGCATAGAAACCGAGAAAGAAAGATACTCTTTTACATGGAATGGAAAAGCAAAAGCAAGACAAATGGCTCAAACAGTGAGCAATGCAACGTTGAGACCTGAACAAAATGTTCTGAACACTACACACACAAGCAATCTATATATAGAGGGAGATAATTTAGAAGTATTAAAGCTCTTACAAAAGTCATATCATGGAAAAATAAAAATGATATACATAGATCCACCATATAATACAGGAAAAGATTTTGTATATAAGGATAATTTTAAAGATAGTGTAGAAAATTACAAGAGAATCACAGGACAAATCAATGAAGAAGGAATGAAACTAACAACAAATATAGACTCGGATGGCAGATATCATTCGAACTGGTTAAATATGATGTATCCAAGATTGAAATTAGCAAGAAATTTATTAACAGAAGATGGTGTTATTTTTATTTCCATAGATGAAAAAGAAATTTATAATCTTAGAAAAATATGCAATGAGATTTTTGGGGAAGAAAATTATTTAGAAACATTTCATATTCAAGTAAGATATACAAATAAATCATTAAATGAAAAAGATAATTTTCAACCTGTTATGGAATATGTGTGTATTTATTCTAAAAATAAAAATCAATTTACTCCAAATAAACCATATAAGGAATATGATTTGAAAAAATTCAAATGGGAAATAAAGGAATTGACTAAGGGAGAAGAAATCGTTTTAGGTAATAAAAAAGTTAAAATTTTTAAAGAAAATGAATATAGGATAGTTGAAAAAGAAAATGATTTTATAAATGGATTAAAAGATACTTGGGCTTCTGGGAGTGTTTTAATAGGCAATACATCAGGGAAATTTTTTGACACATATATATCAAAAAGAAAAGATATAGACGGACTAAATGTATTGTATAAAGTAGAAAATATAGGTGAAGATGGATTGGGGTATAGATACTTTACAGGTCCTAAAAAAGAAACATCTATAAGAGGACAATTTTTTTCCGGAATTCCTATGGAAAGAAAAGAAGAATTGGTTAGAGGAATTTCTAAAAAATATAGTCCGATAGTCAATTATTATGATTATAGTGCTGATTTTGGTAATATCCGACATGAAGGTGGAATTGCTTTCAATAGTGGGAAAAAACCTATTAAAATGTTAAAAAAAATGTTGAAGATAGTAGATGACAATCAGTTTATTTGTCTGGATTTCTTTTCTGGTAGTTCTTCAACAGCTCATGCAGTGATGCAATTAAATGCAGAAGATGGTGGAAATCGGAAATTTATCATGGTACAACTTCCGGAACCTTGTGATAAAAATTCAGAAGCCTACAAGGCAGGGCATAAAAATATATGTGAAATCGGAAAGGAAAGAATCCGAAGAGCAGGAGCAAAAATTAAGGCAGATGAAAGTTTACCTTTCGAAAATAGAGAAAAATTAGATATAGGATTTAAAGTATTCAAATTAGACTCCTCTAATATCAAAGAATGGGATGCGGAAACGGAGAATTTAGAAAGAAGCTTATTCGATTCTGTGGATAATATAAAATCAGATAGAAGCGAATTGGATGTATTGTATGAAATTTTATTGAAATATGGATTAGATTTAAATATAGAAATAGAAGAAAATGAAGATTTTTATTCGATAGGTGGAGGAACTTTATTAGTAAACTTACAGAAAGAAATTACGATAGACACAATCAATTCAATCTGTGAAGAATATAGAAGATTATTGGAAATTGATAAAGATTTTAAAACAACAGTGATATTGCGAGATACTTCGTTCAAAAATGATATAGAGAAAACAAATGCCATCAAGAAATTAGAACAGGTTGGAATCAATGAGATTAGAAGTATATAG
- a CDS encoding DEAD/DEAH box helicase family protein has product MKIKFEENLEYQLEAINSITDIFSGQEIAKTVFTVEKTKNPQLSIISEENDLGTGNKLLLFPEEISANVNKIQTRNGLAKTEVFGKNDYHFSIEMETGTGKTYVYLRTIMELNKKYGFTKFIIVVPSIAIKEGVYKTLQMTEEHFKSLYENTPYDYFIYDSKKINMIRNFAVNDTIQILIMNIDSFNKDTNIINQERDQASGYRPIDYISQCNPIVIVDEPQNMESEIARKSIKTLNPLCTLRYSATHKEKYNSVFKLDSIDAYEKKLVKQIEVATVGVTQNANTEYIKVTNIKLRKSMPVAEIELDMKSKNGVNRKKVKIVKGDSLSEKAKRDIYDGYIVNEITYNEKDPTKSFIDFGKVTLSLGQVNGGEDPNIIKRLQIRKTIQEHFDKQIALKKKGIKVLSLFFIDKVANYRIYDVETGEAKKGKYAVIFEEEYNKLLELPEYSELRNLSLPLYQQAASAHDGYFSVDKKKSKTGVEYFEEKDTKGNTNADNDTFTKIMKDKEKLLSFEEPLAFIFSHSALKEGWDNPNVFQICTLNETTSEIKKRQEIGRGLRIAVNQEGERVRGFDVNTLTVMANESYEQFVESLQKEMETEENIKFGLIEDFIFANIITKDENGKEMFLGHEKSKEIYQDLIKKDYVDERGNAKEKLKHDLQEGKLELAEEFHSIKESIIQKLKVTTGKLVIKNADEKKKIILNKKVFLSEEFKELWNRIKYKTTYQVNFDGEELIKRCIKNLDDGVYIPKEKFLYDKKRLAITKGGIEEEKSYAVEENVDVYHRFKLPDIITYLQNETNLTRRSIVRILTESGTLHSFKKNPQLYLEQASSIIKRTMKLFIVDGIKYEKIGDMEYYSQELFENNEIFGYLKDEMNKQGNMIKTEKTPYMDIIIDSDVEREFAKGLEENGNIKVYTKLPSWFKISTPLGNYNPDWAVLVKPDLNKEEEKLYFIVETKGSVLEENRRETENLKISCGRKHFEAISKDIHFQVTNNFEKFSEKF; this is encoded by the coding sequence ATGAAAATTAAATTTGAAGAGAATTTAGAATATCAGTTGGAAGCGATAAACTCTATTACGGATATATTTTCGGGACAGGAAATAGCCAAGACGGTGTTTACAGTGGAAAAAACAAAAAATCCTCAATTAAGTATTATTTCTGAAGAAAATGATTTAGGAACAGGGAATAAACTTTTGTTATTTCCGGAAGAAATTTCAGCAAATGTAAATAAGATTCAAACTAGAAATGGTTTAGCGAAAACAGAAGTATTCGGAAAAAATGACTATCATTTTTCAATTGAAATGGAGACAGGAACAGGAAAAACCTATGTTTATTTAAGAACTATCATGGAACTGAATAAAAAATATGGATTTACCAAATTTATCATTGTGGTTCCATCCATTGCAATCAAAGAAGGAGTGTATAAAACACTTCAGATGACAGAAGAACATTTTAAAAGCCTCTATGAAAATACGCCTTATGATTACTTTATCTATGACTCTAAAAAAATAAATATGATACGAAATTTTGCTGTCAACGATACGATACAAATTTTAATTATGAATATAGATTCTTTTAATAAGGACACAAATATTATTAACCAAGAAAGAGATCAGGCGAGTGGTTATCGACCAATTGACTATATAAGTCAGTGTAACCCGATAGTAATTGTGGATGAGCCACAAAATATGGAAAGTGAAATAGCAAGAAAATCAATAAAGACCTTAAATCCTTTATGTACCTTGAGGTATTCTGCAACTCATAAAGAAAAATATAATTCTGTCTTTAAATTAGATTCTATAGATGCCTATGAAAAGAAATTAGTGAAACAAATAGAAGTTGCCACAGTGGGTGTGACTCAAAATGCAAATACGGAATATATCAAAGTTACAAATATAAAACTTAGAAAAAGTATGCCGGTAGCTGAGATTGAACTTGATATGAAATCAAAAAATGGAGTTAATAGAAAAAAAGTAAAAATAGTAAAAGGAGATAGTTTAAGTGAAAAGGCAAAAAGAGATATTTACGATGGCTATATCGTAAATGAAATTACATATAACGAAAAAGATCCGACAAAATCTTTTATAGATTTTGGAAAAGTAACATTGTCCCTGGGACAAGTGAATGGTGGGGAAGATCCGAATATAATAAAAAGATTACAGATAAGAAAAACCATCCAAGAGCATTTTGATAAGCAGATAGCTTTGAAAAAGAAAGGAATCAAAGTTCTATCGCTTTTCTTTATAGATAAAGTGGCTAATTACAGAATTTATGATGTGGAAACAGGAGAAGCTAAAAAAGGAAAATATGCTGTCATCTTTGAAGAGGAATATAATAAGCTTTTAGAATTGCCTGAATACTCTGAACTTAGAAATTTGTCTCTTCCTTTGTATCAACAAGCAGCTTCAGCTCATGATGGATATTTTTCAGTAGATAAAAAGAAAAGCAAAACTGGAGTAGAGTACTTCGAAGAGAAGGATACAAAAGGAAATACGAATGCTGATAATGATACTTTTACGAAAATCATGAAAGATAAGGAAAAACTTCTAAGTTTTGAAGAGCCTTTGGCATTTATTTTTTCTCACTCTGCTTTAAAAGAGGGTTGGGATAACCCGAATGTATTTCAAATCTGTACTTTGAATGAAACGACTTCGGAAATCAAAAAAAGACAGGAAATTGGAAGAGGACTTCGAATTGCTGTTAATCAAGAGGGGGAAAGAGTTCGAGGTTTTGATGTAAATACTTTAACCGTGATGGCAAATGAATCTTATGAGCAGTTTGTAGAATCTTTACAAAAAGAAATGGAGACAGAAGAAAATATTAAATTTGGATTGATAGAGGACTTTATTTTTGCAAATATTATAACGAAAGATGAAAATGGAAAAGAAATGTTTCTTGGGCATGAAAAGTCAAAAGAAATATATCAAGACTTAATAAAAAAAGATTATGTTGATGAAAGAGGAAATGCAAAAGAAAAATTAAAACATGATTTACAAGAGGGAAAACTAGAACTGGCAGAAGAATTTCATAGCATAAAGGAAAGTATTATTCAAAAACTTAAAGTTACAACGGGAAAGTTAGTCATTAAAAATGCAGACGAAAAAAAGAAAATAATATTAAATAAAAAAGTGTTTTTAAGCGAAGAATTCAAAGAACTATGGAATCGAATCAAGTATAAAACAACATATCAGGTAAATTTTGATGGGGAAGAATTAATCAAGCGATGTATTAAAAACTTAGATGATGGAGTCTATATACCAAAGGAAAAATTTTTATATGATAAAAAAAGATTAGCCATTACCAAAGGAGGAATTGAGGAAGAAAAATCCTATGCAGTAGAGGAAAATGTAGATGTATATCATAGATTTAAATTACCAGATATTATTACTTATTTACAAAATGAAACCAATCTCACAAGAAGAAGTATAGTAAGAATTTTAACGGAATCCGGCACTTTACATAGTTTTAAGAAAAATCCTCAACTTTATTTGGAACAAGCTAGCAGTATTATAAAAAGAACGATGAAGCTATTTATTGTGGATGGAATCAAATATGAAAAAATAGGAGATATGGAATATTATTCACAAGAACTATTTGAAAATAATGAAATTTTTGGATATTTGAAAGATGAGATGAACAAACAAGGGAATATGATAAAAACGGAAAAAACTCCATACATGGATATTATTATTGATTCTGATGTAGAAAGAGAATTTGCCAAAGGATTAGAAGAAAATGGAAATATTAAAGTCTATACAAAACTTCCAAGTTGGTTTAAAATATCCACTCCTTTAGGAAACTATAATCCTGATTGGGCAGTACTTGTGAAGCCGGATTTAAACAAAGAAGAGGAAAAATTATATTTTATTGTGGAAACAAAAGGATCTGTATTGGAGGAAAACAGAAGGGAAACGGAAAATTTAAAAATCAGTTGCGGAAGAAAACATTTTGAGGCAATTTCAAAAGATATCCATTTTCAAGTGACCAATAACTTTGAAAAATTTTCAGAAAAATTTTGA
- a CDS encoding ATP-binding protein codes for MKRFIMNPLMEWKNSKYRKPLILKGIRQVGKTWVLKEFGKIYYENTAYFNFDEHMEYRQFFETTKDVKRILQNLMLISGEKIKPGKTLLIFDEIQDCPEVINSLKYFYENAPEYHITCAGSLLGITLEKPSSFPVGKIDFLNMYPMTFCEFLIANGDENLKLYLDSVEEIEKIPDAFYNPLYEKLKMYYITGGMPEAVYLWTKERDTEQMIKSLNNIIEAYERDFAKHPNIKEFPKISMIWKSIPSQLSRENKKFIYKIVKEGARAREYEDALQWLVNANLVSKVYRISAPKIPLSAYDDLSAFKIYMADIGILNRLSLLSPRAFGEGNRLFTEFKGALTENFILQSLIPQFDISPRYWSDNIHEVDFIIQKENDIFPIEVKAEKNTKSKSLFKFKEKYSEDIKLRVRFSFDNLTLDGDLLNIPLFMVDYTTKIIDIALKKMNTL; via the coding sequence ATGAAAAGATTTATCATGAATCCTTTAATGGAATGGAAAAATTCAAAATATAGAAAACCTCTTATTTTAAAAGGAATTAGACAGGTAGGAAAGACTTGGGTTTTGAAAGAATTTGGAAAAATATACTATGAGAATACAGCTTATTTTAACTTTGATGAACATATGGAGTATCGTCAATTTTTTGAAACTACAAAAGATGTGAAAAGAATTTTACAAAATTTAATGTTAATCAGTGGAGAAAAAATAAAGCCGGGCAAAACTCTTCTTATTTTTGATGAAATTCAAGATTGCCCTGAAGTCATCAATTCCTTAAAATATTTTTATGAAAATGCACCGGAATATCATATAACTTGTGCAGGTTCTCTTTTAGGAATTACTCTAGAGAAGCCATCTTCATTTCCGGTTGGAAAAATTGATTTTTTAAATATGTATCCAATGACTTTTTGTGAATTTTTGATTGCAAATGGAGATGAAAATTTAAAACTTTATTTAGATTCGGTGGAAGAGATAGAAAAAATTCCGGATGCTTTCTACAATCCTTTGTATGAAAAATTAAAAATGTATTATATAACAGGCGGAATGCCTGAGGCGGTTTATCTATGGACAAAAGAAAGAGATACAGAACAAATGATAAAAAGTCTCAATAATATTATAGAGGCGTATGAGAGGGATTTTGCAAAACATCCCAATATAAAAGAATTTCCAAAGATATCTATGATTTGGAAATCCATTCCCTCTCAACTCAGTCGTGAGAATAAAAAATTTATTTATAAAATTGTGAAAGAGGGGGCGAGAGCTAGAGAATATGAGGACGCTTTGCAATGGCTTGTAAATGCTAATCTTGTTTCGAAAGTTTACAGAATTTCAGCTCCTAAAATTCCTCTTTCCGCTTATGACGATCTATCGGCATTTAAAATATATATGGCAGATATTGGAATCTTGAATAGACTTTCTTTACTATCTCCCAGAGCATTTGGAGAGGGAAATAGATTATTTACAGAATTTAAAGGAGCTTTGACAGAAAATTTTATTCTTCAAAGTTTGATTCCTCAATTTGACATTTCCCCTAGATACTGGTCAGATAATATTCATGAAGTTGATTTTATTATACAAAAGGAGAATGATATTTTTCCAATAGAGGTCAAGGCGGAGAAAAATACAAAGAGTAAAAGTCTTTTTAAATTTAAAGAAAAATATTCGGAAGATATAAAATTGAGAGTGCGATTTTCCTTTGACAATTTAACGTTGGATGGAGATTTATTAAACATTCCCCTTTTTATGGTGGATTATACTACAAAAATAATTGACATTGCATTGAAAAAAATGAATACTCTATAA
- a CDS encoding gamma-glutamyl-gamma-aminobutyrate hydrolase family protein produces MKALIGITGSIITCGGDDIFSAYERAYVNDDYISAVEKAGGIPIILPIVEEEENIKEMVSRVDAVLLSGGYDIDPSYWGEEIGRKYQRIYPRRDRYEMLVIRYAKEMQKPVLGICRGHQMINVAFGGSLYQDISEIPGAYIQHVQQANYYEATHGITVEEDSFLAKSMGQKGRVNSYHHLAVKDLGESLRIVGKAPDGVIEAIEWITEEQFFVGVQFHPEMMHRHHVFALNLFQDFIQEVKRRKK; encoded by the coding sequence ATGAAAGCTTTAATAGGAATTACAGGGAGTATTATTACTTGTGGAGGAGATGATATTTTTTCCGCTTATGAAAGAGCTTATGTGAATGATGACTATATTTCGGCAGTCGAAAAAGCAGGCGGAATTCCAATCATATTACCGATTGTAGAAGAGGAAGAAAATATAAAAGAGATGGTATCTCGAGTGGACGCTGTTCTTTTATCGGGAGGATATGATATAGATCCCAGTTATTGGGGAGAAGAAATTGGAAGGAAATATCAAAGAATTTATCCGAGAAGAGATCGCTATGAAATGTTAGTGATTCGCTATGCGAAAGAAATGCAAAAGCCGGTATTGGGAATTTGTCGAGGGCATCAAATGATCAATGTTGCTTTCGGTGGGAGCTTGTATCAGGATATTTCAGAAATTCCGGGAGCTTATATTCAACATGTGCAGCAGGCAAACTATTATGAAGCAACTCACGGGATTACAGTTGAAGAGGACAGTTTTTTAGCAAAGAGCATGGGACAAAAGGGGCGAGTAAATTCTTATCATCACTTAGCTGTGAAAGATTTGGGAGAATCTTTAAGGATAGTAGGAAAGGCTCCGGATGGAGTGATAGAAGCGATTGAATGGATTACGGAAGAACAATTTTTTGTGGGAGTACAATTTCATCCCGAAATGATGCATCGTCATCATGTATTTGCTCTCAATCTTTTTCAGGATTTTATTCAAGAAGTCAAGAGAAGAAAGAAATAA
- a CDS encoding cupin domain-containing protein has product MNYEINIGKTIKNIRISKGLLLKEVASKCDISSSMLSQIEKGNANPSLNTIKAIAQALEVPLFTFFINSEETKYTFHIVKKEERKRISTENVIYELLTPKVESKIEFMQMTLRKNAETSVRPMSHKGEEVAVLLEGKVELIIGNSSITLSPGDSVHIPAMAPHKWKNLQQEKSIVLFSVTPPEF; this is encoded by the coding sequence ATGAATTATGAGATAAATATAGGAAAGACGATAAAAAATATACGAATTTCAAAAGGCTTACTTCTGAAAGAGGTTGCCTCCAAATGTGACATTTCTTCCTCTATGCTAAGTCAAATCGAGAAGGGGAACGCCAATCCTTCTTTAAATACAATCAAAGCGATTGCTCAAGCTCTGGAAGTTCCTTTATTTACATTTTTTATAAACTCGGAAGAAACAAAGTATACCTTTCATATCGTAAAAAAAGAAGAGAGAAAAAGGATAAGTACGGAAAATGTTATCTACGAACTTTTAACTCCAAAAGTAGAAAGTAAGATTGAGTTTATGCAAATGACCTTACGGAAAAATGCGGAAACTTCCGTTCGCCCTATGTCACATAAGGGAGAAGAGGTTGCTGTCCTATTGGAAGGAAAAGTCGAACTGATAATAGGCAATTCTTCCATTACTTTATCCCCCGGAGATTCTGTTCATATCCCGGCAATGGCTCCTCATAAATGGAAAAATCTTCAACAGGAGAAAAGTATTGTATTATTTTCAGTAACTCCACCTGAATTCTAA
- a CDS encoding GntP family permease — MGTSFTIIAILLSILLLVLLTIKMKLHPFFALTISAFFFGLVSGHSIPDIIGAYSEGLGGTIAGIGVVIAIGTVMGALLENSGAAETMAETILKMTGRKNADIGLAVTGYFVSIPVFCDSAFVLLSPLAKRISKDTGGSMTTMTVALAMGLHATHMLVPPTPGPLAVAGILGSNLGLVILCGMLVSIPVTIIAILAGRIFGKKYYFLPEIEEANSVGKTKKLPSAAMSFSPILLPIFLMLLRTIATLQSRPLGEGVLYRVVDSLGQTIVALFIGLVIAFFTYKSVYPNDKEVWTFDGIFGEALKTAGQIVLIVGAGGAFATVLKLSNLQEIVMNLFAGVSIGIIVPYIIGAIFRTAIGSGTVGMITAASMLLPLVDVLGFHSPMGLVIAMLACAAGGFMVFHGNDDFFWVVVSTSGMKPEVAYKVFPLISILQSFVALVCVMILKMIFL; from the coding sequence ATGGGAACGTCATTTACAATTATTGCCATTTTGTTATCAATATTACTATTGGTTTTACTTACTATTAAAATGAAATTACATCCATTTTTTGCTTTGACCATTAGTGCTTTTTTCTTTGGACTGGTATCCGGACATTCCATTCCGGATATTATTGGGGCTTATTCAGAGGGATTGGGCGGAACAATTGCCGGAATTGGGGTTGTGATTGCCATAGGTACCGTTATGGGTGCTCTTTTAGAAAACAGCGGAGCGGCAGAAACTATGGCGGAAACAATATTAAAAATGACAGGAAGAAAAAATGCCGATATAGGCTTAGCAGTCACGGGATATTTCGTTTCTATTCCTGTTTTTTGTGATTCCGCTTTTGTCTTATTATCTCCCTTGGCGAAAAGAATAAGTAAGGATACAGGAGGAAGTATGACTACCATGACAGTGGCATTGGCAATGGGACTTCATGCCACACATATGCTAGTTCCTCCAACACCGGGTCCATTGGCAGTAGCAGGAATTTTAGGTTCTAATTTAGGTCTGGTTATCCTATGCGGTATGTTGGTTTCCATCCCTGTAACCATAATAGCTATTTTAGCCGGAAGAATTTTTGGAAAAAAATATTATTTTCTTCCTGAAATCGAAGAAGCCAATTCTGTGGGGAAAACAAAAAAATTACCAAGTGCAGCTATGAGTTTCTCTCCTATTTTGCTTCCTATTTTCTTGATGTTGTTAAGAACAATAGCTACCTTACAATCAAGACCGTTGGGAGAAGGAGTTTTATATCGAGTTGTTGATTCTTTAGGACAAACTATTGTCGCTTTATTTATAGGACTTGTTATCGCTTTTTTCACTTACAAATCAGTGTATCCGAATGATAAAGAAGTTTGGACTTTTGATGGAATATTTGGAGAAGCTTTGAAGACAGCCGGACAAATTGTTTTGATTGTCGGTGCCGGGGGAGCATTTGCTACTGTGTTAAAATTGTCCAATTTACAAGAAATTGTAATGAATTTATTTGCGGGAGTATCCATAGGAATTATTGTTCCTTATATAATAGGGGCTATTTTTAGGACGGCTATCGGTTCCGGAACGGTGGGAATGATTACGGCAGCTTCGATGTTATTGCCTTTAGTAGATGTTTTAGGCTTCCATTCTCCGATGGGATTAGTCATTGCCATGTTGGCTTGTGCTGCCGGAGGCTTTATGGTTTTTCATGGAAATGATGATTTTTTCTGGGTAGTGGTTTCCACTTCCGGAATGAAACCGGAGGTGGCATACAAGGTATTTCCATTGATTAGTATTTTACAATCTTTCGTAGCTTTGGTTTGTGTGATGATACTAAAAATGATTTTTCTATAA